Sequence from the Candidatus Dependentiae bacterium genome:
TGTTTCATGGCTACAAGGCTGTGAGAAATAGAGATAGTTAGTGATACAAATAGAAATTTTTTAAAAAATGATGACATGTTTTGCATAAAAACCCCACAAAAATAACTAATAAAACTTTTCAAGTATATTGTAGTCTAGTATAAGGTTTTTTTTTTTTTTTAACAAGAGTTATTTAAGCAGAGTCATCTTTTTTGCGTGTTATCTGTTCCACTATTTTAGTAATTTTTTTGGATCCGTTTAAAATAATAAATCCATAAAGTATCATAATACAACCTACCAGAACAATAACTACATCAAGTCGTTGGCGAAATATGCCAAATGTATGTACAATTAGTATTGTACCAAAAACTACAAGCCCTATTCCTTTGAATGTCTCTGGAATATTACGTAGGAAATCAAACATTACATTGCTCCTTTTTTTATATTTCCACCGGTTAGTAATTATTTTAAGTTGTTGTATGATCCTGGCTCAATAGTTTTAATGTTTAAAAGGAAAAAAAATTAGTTGTTTAGTGAGGCTTTTTGTATCAGTTTATGTAATGATACCAACCGTTGTTTATTCAGAAAAATCATTGTATCAAAAAATTCTGTACCATAATATGGCATCACTTACATGGGAAGAGCAAGAATGGCCAGATGAATCATTTGGTTCATATTTAAAACGATACATTGAATATCAGCAACATCCATGTGAAGCACAAAAAAGGTATATTGCATGCAATATGCTTGATTCTTATTACAAGCAATATCCAGGTATTGATAATGATGTGCTTACGGATGTGACAACGTGGCGTGATATTAATTTATTTTGTGGCAAACAACACAAACATATTTATTTAGCGAGTATTGTGGATCGTACATACACAGAAATTGGTAAAGTGTCGCTATTTGGTATGCTGGCAACTCCACAAACTGATATTTTGTTACTACAAAAGCGACAGTCAATTGTGTGTGAATTACTAGAGAATAAAAAACTGTATCAGCAATTGAATTATATTTTTACTGAAATTGCTGATACAGAGAATATGATACTTTCTTTTTGGAGCTTATGGGGAAACGATCCACTTTTTAACGCAGCAAAAAAATATTATTTTTCTTTTCCCTTATTAAAAACTGTTACTCATGCATTGAATACCAATCAATTATTGCTAGAAATAAACAATAAAATAGGACATAATCGCCGTTTTGTGCTTTTTATTACAAGTGTACTTGCAGCAGCGGTGTTGCCTGCATATGGTATTATGTGTTTATTGGGTATTGAGTGTCCACAATTTGTAAGTATAGTGGTAGAAAAACTGAGGGGGGCAGGAGGACGAATGCTTTCTCTTTTTTCTTTAGTTGACAATCGTTTTGTTTTGGCTGGTACGAGCATAACTGCTGGTGCGTATTGTGCGCTTAATTGTCAAGATGAATATAGCTGTGCATTTGATCATATGTTATTAGATGATTTACTGCACAAAAAGATGGTTATTGTTGCACGTTATGTGCGTGCTGTTAAAAAGTTAAAACGGGTAATTGATAACAATTATATATTGTATAATGTGTTAGAAAAAAATGAACATTTATCTCATTTTTTCAGTAGTAATATAAAGTCAGTAAAACTACTTATTCGATTGTTAGAACAGTTAACAGATACAAAAAAGACTAACATGTTTTTTTTACAGGGATGTGTATTGGCCACATATTATTTGTTACATGAAATAAAAAATGAGTTATTGCCGATATTGGTATCTGTTGGCGAAGTTGATATGTATCTTTCTATTGCTCGTTTGTATAAAGAATTTGAAGATAAACGAGTACATATTTCTTTTGCAGAATTTAAAAATGCAGATAAGCCATTTATTGAACTTGAGAATTTTTGGAACCCATTTATTGAAGATAGTAACGTTATTCCAAGTTCAATTATTTTTGGGGGAGATATGCCACAAAATGGTATTATCACTGGGCCAAATGCTGCTGGTAAATCAACTATTTTACATGCAATCGTGATTAATTTGATTCTTGCTCAAACCATGGGTATTGCGCCAGCAAATAAAATAATAATTACGCCATTTGCAAAAATTGCTAGTTACTGCAATGTAACTGATGATATTGCTGCAGGTAACTCTTTATTTAAAGCACAAGTAATACGTGCACAACGTTTGATTAATAATATAGTATCGCTATCAAAGGATGCATTTAGCTTTGTGGCAGTTGATGAGATGTTTAATGGTACATCTGAATTTGAAGGAAAATCAATTGCTTATGCGGTTACACAACGATTTGGCACGTTTTCAAACAGTGTGTGTCTTATTGCAACGCACTTTCTTGAATTAACACAGTTGGCTGCCCATACTGCAAACTGTTTTGCGAATTATAGGGTTGGTGTAGAAAAAATGGTAGATGGAAGTTTATGCTATCCATTTGTTTTAGAAGAAGGTGTTTCTGATCAACATGTAGCGCTTGATATTGTACGCAATCAGGGGCTAGAGCACGCAATAATTGATAAAGCACAAGAGTTTATGAGTAAGATGCTAAAAAACCATGAATTGGCCATGGATTAGTAAAGTCAAGATGTATGTCTTTGAGTGGTTGGTGATGCACTAAGAAGGTAATGTGATTTAGTGATACGTTAACTTCTCGTATTGTTTTTAATAATGATTCAATTAACATCCATTTATTATATGTTGATTGTTGTTTATCAAATGGATTACGGTCAAAAGAAATATAGGCATGTTGTGTATCTGTAGAAAGTAAGACTGTTTGTACGGTAATTTTTTTAGTAATCATGTGTTCTTCTTCAAGCCAGGTAAACCAGCTATTCAATAGATACGTGATATTTTGACCGATATCATTAGAATGCCAAATGAGTTCAGTTTTTTCAGTATGCCATTTTTGGTTGTGCCAATAATGGAAAGTGATTACTTTTCTTGTTACATCTAGCTGTTGTTTATATGTTTTGATATCTGTTTTGTACGAAGGGTATTTAAAAATAATATACCCATTTAAGTAGGCAAATAAAAATATACCGATGCATAAACTAGCTAAACAAGCGATTGCGATGTGATAGAAGTAATATTGATTCATAATGGCTCTGTTTTTAAGAATAATATTTTTATGGTTTTTTATTATGGATTATTATTTATGAGGGATATCAGGGCTATAGCAATAGGCTCTACATATTGGCGCCAATTGTCTTTATTTTTAAGACCGATTTCAATACCAATTGCTGGTGCAACAATACCTATGAGTGGTGCAAAAGGAAGTTTAAAAATACCATAAACAGTAAATTGGTATGCATATTTTTTGCTTTCCAGAACACGTTGCATTGTTTCAATCGATTTTTTTGTTGCATCAAAATTAATTAAGTACGCTTCATCATAAGGCCAAAAATAAAGATCAGGTTTTTGAGTAATAAACTCATTTCCATATGAAAAGTAATACAAAAATACATCAGGTTTTGTTTTTTCTTCATAATAAAAGTGAATGCTTAGATATAAATCAATACCTAAGCGATTAGCAAAATTAGCATTTTGTAGTTCTTCTATCGTATCACCGGCAAATCGTGTTGAAATAACATGCAATGTTGATTCTGAATAGTGCTTGTATAATTCTTTTTTTAATTCTTGAAAAAACTGTAGAGTTATACCACGCTCAAAGTAGCCGTCGATCTTTCTGCCTATTTGTTTTGCATCGCCTGCGGGATTTACCATTATGGTGAATGGTTTGTTTTGCGTTACAAAAAAATGAAAAGATAAGAAGGCGCAAAAGAGTAGTTTGTTCATTTGTTTTATCGTGCACTCAAATCACTTGTTAAATAGTCTTTTAAAAACGTGGTCCGTTCAATACCTTTATTATTTTTAATTGCCATTGCAAGTGCTTTTGGTTGTCCGATCATAACACACAATTTTTCTGCTCGCGTTACGGCTGTATAGACTAAATTGCGTTGCAGTAGCATAAAGTGTTGCATAAAAAGTGGAATAATCACGGCAGGAAATTCAGACCCTTGGCTTTTGTGGATAGAAACCGCATATGCAAGCACCAGTTCATCAAGTTCATTTTTTTCGTATTCAACGAGTTTGTTATCAAAGCGAATAATTAACCCCCGTTCCTCTGGATCAACGTCTTCTATATGGCCCATATCACCATTGAAAATATGTTTGTCATAGTTATTGCGAATTTGCATTACCCGATCGCCTAACATAAAAAGTGTGCCTGCATGCATAATTTTTTTATGTGTTTGTTGTGGATTGAGTAACTTTTGTAAATGATGATTTAAGTTATGGGTACCAACGGGCCCACGATTCATAGGTACGAGTACAATTGCATCACTTGGTAAAATTTTTGCATAGGGTAAACTTTTGGTAAAAATATGTTTTAAATGTTCTACAACATGTTCTGGTTCATTTTCCTTTATAAAAAAATAATCTTTTTTGGTGTCTGGTAGATTTGATGTTGGAAATTCGCCGTTATTAATTCGGTGTGCATTGATAATAATCAAACTGTCTTGCGATTGTCTGAATATTTTTTGTAAACGTACACAGGTGACTGTTTCGCTTGCAATAAGATCATTTAAAAAGTTTCCAGCACCGACTGATGGAAGTTGATTAATATCGCCAATAAAAACAACATGAGCATTAAATGGCACAGCTTTTAAAATGGCATATGCTAAAAAGATATCAATCATCGAAGCTTCATCAATGATAATAAAATGAGTAGCCAGGGCATTGTTTTCGTTTTTAGTAAACGAAAATGTACTAACATCAAACTCTAGCAATCGATGAATTGTTTTTGCTGATCTGCCAGTGCTTTTTGTAATACGTTTTGCTGCGCGGCCGGTTGGTGCTGCCAGTACATAGCTTAATCCTTGATTGTCCAAAACAGTGAGTAACTTTTTTATTATAGTCGTTTTTCCCGTTCCGGGGCCACCAGTGATAATGGTTATTTTATTTTGTAAACAGGCCATAACTGCTTTTTGTTGTTCACTATTAAGTTCTATATCCTGTTCAAATTGTTTTACGCGTAAAAAATTATAAACAGTATCTAAATCTATTGTTTTAAATGGTAGTTGTTTGAGCAAATATTTAATTTTTTGTGCGGTACCTTTTTCACAGAAGTAATATGTGCTTAACGTGACAAAATGTGCAGTATTTTTAGTTATTAATTTAATTTTTTCTTCGTTATAAAGATCATGTAGGGCTGTTTTAATACGAGGATCTGCTTCGATTTGATCCAACTTCAACAATGTAACTGTTTTGTCTCGTAATGCATCAAGCTCAATATATAGATGGCCATTGCCTACATGTTGCTGGATAAC
This genomic interval carries:
- a CDS encoding ATP-dependent RecD-like DNA helicase, which encodes MKEQITGTVERIIYSNHENGFTVFVLELNGKKKITAKGSLASINPGEHVTLTGAWVTHAKFGRQFDAQQCTASVPTNVQGLKKYLGSGLIKGIGPTYAEKLVNYFGIDVLEIIDKHPQRLNEVPGIGPKRIEKISTAWQDQKEVANVMVFLQDKNVSPVYAAKIYKRYGQESIAIITQNPYRLADEIWGIGFKIADGIAQNMGIAHDSIKRIRSGILFVIQQHVGNGHLYIELDALRDKTVTLLKLDQIEADPRIKTALHDLYNEEKIKLITKNTAHFVTLSTYYFCEKGTAQKIKYLLKQLPFKTIDLDTVYNFLRVKQFEQDIELNSEQQKAVMACLQNKITIITGGPGTGKTTIIKKLLTVLDNQGLSYVLAAPTGRAAKRITKSTGRSAKTIHRLLEFDVSTFSFTKNENNALATHFIIIDEASMIDIFLAYAILKAVPFNAHVVFIGDINQLPSVGAGNFLNDLIASETVTCVRLQKIFRQSQDSLIIINAHRINNGEFPTSNLPDTKKDYFFIKENEPEHVVEHLKHIFTKSLPYAKILPSDAIVLVPMNRGPVGTHNLNHHLQKLLNPQQTHKKIMHAGTLFMLGDRVMQIRNNYDKHIFNGDMGHIEDVDPEERGLIIRFDNKLVEYEKNELDELVLAYAVSIHKSQGSEFPAVIIPLFMQHFMLLQRNLVYTAVTRAEKLCVMIGQPKALAMAIKNNKGIERTTFLKDYLTSDLSAR
- a CDS encoding N-acetylmuramoyl-L-alanine amidase; this translates as MVNPAGDAKQIGRKIDGYFERGITLQFFQELKKELYKHYSESTLHVISTRFAGDTIEELQNANFANRLGIDLYLSIHFYYEEKTKPDVFLYYFSYGNEFITQKPDLYFWPYDEAYLINFDATKKSIETMQRVLESKKYAYQFTVYGIFKLPFAPLIGIVAPAIGIEIGLKNKDNWRQYVEPIAIALISLINNNP